Below is a genomic region from Persicimonas caeni.
TAGAGATGGCAGCGCACAAAGTGACCCGGCTCGGCCTCGATGCTGCGCGGCTCGACGTTGTCGCACGGCGCAAAACAGGCAGGGCAACGTGTATGGAAGCGACATCCCGACGGCGGGTTGATCGGCGAGGGCACGTCGCCCTTGAGGATCACTCGCGTCTTCTTGCGCTTCGGGTCGGGCACCGGGATGGCCGACAAAAGCGACTGCGTGTACGGATGCAGCGGGTTGTCGAACAAATCGTCGGTCTCGGCGAGCTCGGCGACCTGGCCCAGGTACATCACCGCGATGCGATCGGAGATATGCTTCACCACCGACAGATCGTGGGCGATGAACAGATAACTCAGGTTGAACTCTTCCTGCAGGTCTTGGAGCAGGTTGATGACCTGCGCCTGGACGGAGACGTCGAGCGCGCTGACGGCCTCGTCGCACACGATGAAGTCGGGATTGAGCGCGAGCGCACGGGCGATGCCGATGCGCTGACGCTGTCCACCGGAGAACTCGTGGGGGTAGCGCGTGATATAGGACGGCTGCAGGCCGACGCGCTCGAGCAAATTCTCGACTTTCTGGCGTCGCTCGTCGCCCGAGGCGATGCCGTGGAACTCCATCGCTTCGCCGATGATGTTCTCGATGGTCATCCTCGGGTTGAGGCTCGAGTAGGGGTCCTGGAAGATGATCTGCATCTTGCGACGCAGCGCCCGCATTTGCTCTTCCGAGAGATCGTAGATGCTGTCGTCGCGGAAGTAGACCTTGCCGCCGGTCGGCTCGAGCAGGTTGAGTAGCGTGCGCCCGGTGGTCGTCTTGCCACAGCCCGACTCTCCGACGAGCCCGAGGGTCTCGTTGGGGAAAACGTCGAAGCTGACGCCGTCGACGGCTTTGACGTCACCCACGTGCCGGTTGAAGATGCCCTTTTTGATAGGGAAATACTTCTGCAGGTTCCGAACGCGCACCAGGGGTTCGCGGTCGGTGTTGGCGGACATCTTCGGGTTTTCTTTCTTGAGTGCAGTACTCATCGTTGTGTCGCTCTGTTGGGGCGCGTTCATTTTTCGCGACGCCAAACCCCGAGGCGAGCCTCGGAGCTGCACCGGCGCGTGCTCCGCGGGCAGCAAGCAGCCGCTCCGCCTGTGATCATCCGACCTTTCCGACCGATCCGTTCATCGAGGAGAGGAAGTCATCCGGGTTGGCCTTTTTGCCGCCGGGTTTGGGGCCGGTCTTCTCTTTGGTGCCTTCGCGGACTTCATCGGCGTACCAACAGGCCGAAAAGTGGCCTTCTTCCTGGCTCTTGATCGGCGGAAGCTCGCTGCACTGGTCGGTGGCGAACTCGCAGCGCGAGCGGAAGCGACAGCCGGCAGGGAAGTCCTGCGGCCGAGGGACCATGCCCGGGATCACGTACAGACGGTCGGGGCGGCCGGCGTGGGCGACGTCGACCTGCGGCAGGCTGCTGAACAGCCCGATGCTGTAAGGGTGCGACGGCTTTTCGTACAGCGTCTCGGCCGAGCCGTACTCGGCGATGCGGCCGGCGTACATAACCGCCACGTCATCACAGATCTCGGCGACGACGCCCAGATCGTGGGTAATGAACAGAATCGACATGCCCATCTCGTCCTGAAGCTCTTTGAGCAGGTCGAGGATCTGGGCCTGAATCGTCACGTCGAGCGCGGTGGTCGGCTCGTCGGCGATCAAGAGCTTGGGCTCGCACACCAGCGCCATCGCAATCATGGCGCGCTGCTTCATGCCGCCCGACATCTGGTGCGGGTACTCGTCGATACGCTTTTTGGGGGCGGGGATACCGACCCGATCGAGCATGTCGATGGCGAGCTCGCGCGACTCTTTGTAGGTGCGGTCTTGGTGCAACTGGATCGCCTCGATGATCTGGTTGCCGATGGTGTAGACCGGGTTGAGGCTGGTCATCGGCTCCTGGAAGATCATCGAGATGTCGTTGCCGCGCACCTTGCGAAGCTGCTTCTCGCTGTACTTCGTCAGGTCGTTGCCCTCGAAGAGGACTTCGCCGCCGACGATCTTGCCGGGAGGCTGCGGAATGAGCCCCAAGATGCTCAGCGAGGTCACCGACTTA
It encodes:
- a CDS encoding ABC transporter ATP-binding protein — protein: MADNKIAAAADDPILQVKDLRTYFFTDDGVLPSVDGVSFTIERGKTLGLVGESGSGKSVTSLSILGLIPQPPGKIVGGEVLFEGNDLTKYSEKQLRKVRGNDISMIFQEPMTSLNPVYTIGNQIIEAIQLHQDRTYKESRELAIDMLDRVGIPAPKKRIDEYPHQMSGGMKQRAMIAMALVCEPKLLIADEPTTALDVTIQAQILDLLKELQDEMGMSILFITHDLGVVAEICDDVAVMYAGRIAEYGSAETLYEKPSHPYSIGLFSSLPQVDVAHAGRPDRLYVIPGMVPRPQDFPAGCRFRSRCEFATDQCSELPPIKSQEEGHFSACWYADEVREGTKEKTGPKPGGKKANPDDFLSSMNGSVGKVG
- a CDS encoding ABC transporter ATP-binding protein; translated protein: MSTALKKENPKMSANTDREPLVRVRNLQKYFPIKKGIFNRHVGDVKAVDGVSFDVFPNETLGLVGESGCGKTTTGRTLLNLLEPTGGKVYFRDDSIYDLSEEQMRALRRKMQIIFQDPYSSLNPRMTIENIIGEAMEFHGIASGDERRQKVENLLERVGLQPSYITRYPHEFSGGQRQRIGIARALALNPDFIVCDEAVSALDVSVQAQVINLLQDLQEEFNLSYLFIAHDLSVVKHISDRIAVMYLGQVAELAETDDLFDNPLHPYTQSLLSAIPVPDPKRKKTRVILKGDVPSPINPPSGCRFHTRCPACFAPCDNVEPRSIEAEPGHFVRCHLYDPEYAPKDASVFDRLPVKPRHLASPDEPIVEADESAPSAADQERDEVVVETQSDGGNSADAGGLEESSTPAATVPES